A DNA window from Paenibacillus segetis contains the following coding sequences:
- a CDS encoding adenylosuccinate synthase, producing MSTVVVVGTQWGDEGKGKITDFLAESADVVARYQGGNNAGHTILIDGKKYKLSLIPSGVFYEDKKCVIGNGMVINPAALIEEITYIHENGFSTKNLVISDRAHVIMPYHMVLDALEEDRKGPNKIGTTRKGIGPAYMDKAARNGIRIADLLDAEEFETKLRHLMKEKNHIIEQVYGSEPLEVEETLKQYLEYAEFIRPYVTDTSVVLNDAIDDNRKVLFEGAQGVMLDIDQGTYPFVTSSNPSAGGVCIGSGVGPSKIDQVIGVAKSYTTRVGDGPFPTELKDEVGDFIRETGHEYGTVTGRARRVGWFDTVVVRHARRVSGLTGLSLNSLDVLTGLQTVKICTGYKYRGEVITHYPASLKMLAECEAVYEELPGWSEDISGVKTLDELPETTRKYVERVSELTGIPIAIFSVGRNRSQTNQVLPIYE from the coding sequence ATGTCAACGGTAGTCGTTGTGGGAACACAATGGGGAGACGAAGGTAAAGGTAAAATCACGGATTTTCTGGCGGAGAGCGCAGATGTGGTGGCCCGTTATCAAGGCGGTAATAATGCCGGTCACACCATACTCATCGATGGTAAGAAGTACAAACTTAGTTTGATTCCGTCAGGTGTTTTTTATGAAGATAAGAAATGCGTAATCGGTAATGGTATGGTTATCAATCCGGCTGCGCTTATTGAAGAAATTACTTATATCCATGAGAATGGATTCAGTACAAAGAATCTGGTCATCAGTGACCGTGCACATGTCATAATGCCATATCATATGGTGCTGGATGCGCTAGAAGAAGATCGCAAAGGACCGAATAAGATTGGTACGACTCGTAAAGGGATCGGTCCAGCCTATATGGACAAAGCGGCACGTAACGGCATTCGGATTGCCGATTTGCTTGATGCTGAAGAGTTTGAAACGAAATTGCGTCATTTGATGAAGGAGAAGAACCACATTATTGAGCAAGTTTATGGTTCTGAGCCGCTTGAAGTTGAAGAAACGCTGAAACAATATTTAGAATATGCTGAATTCATTCGCCCTTATGTAACGGATACTTCCGTTGTATTGAATGATGCAATTGATGATAATCGCAAGGTATTATTTGAAGGTGCACAAGGCGTCATGCTTGATATCGACCAAGGAACCTATCCTTTCGTAACGTCTTCTAATCCATCCGCAGGTGGGGTTTGTATCGGTTCTGGTGTAGGTCCTTCGAAGATCGACCAAGTCATTGGGGTCGCTAAATCGTACACAACTCGTGTAGGCGATGGCCCATTCCCAACGGAGCTAAAAGATGAGGTTGGAGATTTCATCCGTGAAACAGGCCATGAATATGGTACAGTTACGGGTCGGGCTCGTCGAGTAGGTTGGTTCGATACGGTCGTTGTTCGTCATGCTCGTCGTGTTAGTGGTCTAACGGGTCTATCACTTAACTCGCTTGACGTACTTACAGGACTTCAGACAGTGAAGATTTGTACCGGTTATAAATACCGTGGTGAAGTGATCACGCATTATCCAGCTAGCCTCAAGATGCTTGCTGAGTGTGAAGCTGTCTATGAAGAATTGCCAGGTTGGAGCGAGGATATCTCTGGCGTGAAGACGCTAGATGAGCTGCCTGAAACAACTCGCAAGTACGTAGAACGTGTGTCGGAATTAACGGGAATTCCGATTGCGATCTTCTCCGTTGGCCGTAACCGGAGTCAAACGAATCAAGTATTGCCAATTTACGAGTAG
- a CDS encoding M23 family metallopeptidase, giving the protein MKGFRGKVEQLWRGKWSRAREKDSHSGEVHGLTGQDTEVAVHSAMRLKLKSKVVVIGAIATVVISGTLFFAGKQYVQANTVSYLRVYADGQEIGTIDSENSLKALYERKETQYKEQYPQADIVVEHNGIKTVPERSYKAEVNTDETLDKLDSLVQVHAKAVELRIDGKVIGLLKDEAAVTAVLNELKGKYTPETTTKVADKMKRTGGVQATSAKTKGSSVTLESVKFNEEISQASLKAEPNQVIDPQEALDIILQGSEKAISYEVREGDTISSIAQRFGIAQKELFSNNPNVKERSLQIGTELKIKAVKPALTVKTVERVSEEIVTEPQVIVRKSSDMQAGKTKVISEGQSGLKTMEYRLTKENGVVVAEEWLGQEVSVESKPKIVLKGTKILGEGTGDFAWPVASATMSSSYGKRWGRMHEGVDLVSSKRNIMASDEGVVTFAGTKSGYGNCIIINHKNGYETLYGHLSKISVKKGQVVEKGSVIGIMGNTGRSTGTHLHFEIIKNGSVQNPMKYL; this is encoded by the coding sequence ATGAAAGGTTTCAGAGGGAAGGTTGAGCAGCTCTGGCGCGGGAAATGGTCCCGGGCGAGGGAGAAAGACAGTCATTCAGGAGAAGTTCATGGATTGACTGGACAGGACACCGAAGTTGCAGTTCATTCCGCTATGCGCCTCAAATTAAAGTCTAAGGTGGTTGTCATTGGTGCGATCGCTACTGTCGTGATATCAGGGACCCTTTTCTTTGCTGGAAAACAATATGTACAAGCGAATACGGTCTCTTATTTGAGAGTGTATGCGGACGGACAGGAAATTGGAACGATAGATAGTGAGAATAGTTTAAAGGCTCTCTACGAACGTAAGGAAACACAATATAAAGAGCAATATCCGCAGGCTGATATCGTGGTAGAACATAATGGAATCAAGACGGTCCCAGAGCGTTCCTATAAAGCGGAAGTGAATACGGATGAGACTTTGGACAAACTAGATAGCTTAGTGCAAGTTCATGCAAAAGCAGTGGAACTTCGGATTGATGGAAAAGTGATTGGGCTACTCAAGGATGAGGCTGCAGTGACGGCGGTTCTGAATGAATTAAAGGGCAAGTATACACCGGAAACTACAACAAAAGTGGCCGACAAGATGAAGCGAACCGGAGGGGTCCAAGCAACCTCAGCTAAGACCAAAGGTTCAAGTGTCACATTAGAATCGGTTAAATTTAACGAGGAGATTTCACAGGCTTCTCTAAAGGCAGAACCGAATCAGGTTATAGATCCACAAGAAGCGTTGGATATTATTCTTCAAGGTAGCGAAAAGGCAATCTCATATGAAGTACGTGAAGGAGACACGATCTCTTCCATTGCACAGCGTTTTGGTATAGCGCAAAAAGAGCTATTCAGCAACAATCCAAACGTCAAAGAACGTAGCTTGCAAATCGGTACGGAGCTGAAGATTAAAGCAGTGAAGCCCGCGTTGACTGTGAAGACGGTGGAACGCGTATCCGAGGAGATTGTGACTGAGCCGCAAGTTATTGTTCGCAAGAGTAGTGATATGCAGGCGGGTAAAACGAAGGTGATATCTGAAGGTCAAAGTGGCCTGAAGACAATGGAATATCGTTTGACGAAAGAGAATGGAGTCGTTGTTGCCGAGGAATGGTTGGGCCAGGAAGTTAGCGTCGAGTCCAAGCCAAAGATCGTACTTAAAGGTACGAAGATTCTTGGTGAAGGAACTGGTGATTTTGCATGGCCAGTTGCTAGTGCTACGATGAGTAGTAGCTACGGCAAACGCTGGGGCAGAATGCACGAGGGAGTTGACCTTGTCTCCTCCAAACGAAATATTATGGCTTCAGACGAAGGTGTTGTCACTTTTGCAGGCACGAAATCAGGATACGGCAATTGTATCATTATTAATCATAAGAATGGATATGAAACCTTGTATGGACATCTGAGTAAAATCAGTGTTAAGAAAGGTCAGGTTGTAGAGAAAGGCTCTGTCATTGGTATTATGGGTAATACAGGTCGATCTACTGGAACACACCTACATTTTGAAATTATTAAGAACGGCTCCGTGCAGAATCCAATGAAATATTTGTAA
- the yycF gene encoding response regulator YycF, protein MQGKILVVDDERPIADILKFNLEKEGYEVILAFDGIEAVELAFSEHPDLILLDLMLPGKDGMDVCREVRAKLQTPIIMLTAKDGEIDKVLGLEFGADDYVTKPFSTRELLARVKAQMRRQQKPVTPEGDESPQAQGISLFELFIDTDMYTVYKNNEPLDLTHREFELVHYLVKNSGRVMTREHLLQAVWGFEYFGDVRTVDVTIRRLREKIEKDPSKPEYILTRRGLGYMMRSSKAGVL, encoded by the coding sequence ATGCAAGGGAAAATTCTAGTCGTAGATGATGAACGACCAATTGCTGATATTTTAAAATTCAATTTGGAAAAAGAAGGCTATGAGGTGATCCTGGCTTTCGATGGGATCGAAGCGGTTGAATTAGCGTTCTCGGAACATCCGGATCTGATTCTATTAGACTTGATGTTGCCCGGTAAGGATGGTATGGATGTTTGCAGAGAAGTTCGTGCGAAACTGCAAACCCCTATTATTATGCTGACAGCTAAAGATGGAGAGATTGATAAAGTATTGGGACTCGAATTTGGTGCAGATGATTATGTTACGAAGCCCTTCAGCACTCGTGAGCTGCTTGCTCGGGTGAAGGCACAGATGCGACGTCAACAGAAGCCCGTGACTCCAGAAGGAGATGAAAGTCCGCAGGCACAAGGGATTAGTCTATTCGAATTGTTCATTGATACGGACATGTATACCGTGTATAAGAACAATGAACCACTAGATCTGACACACCGGGAGTTTGAGCTTGTTCACTATCTGGTGAAGAATTCTGGACGTGTGATGACGAGGGAACATCTGCTACAAGCGGTATGGGGCTTTGAGTATTTTGGGGATGTGCGTACAGTCGATGTAACGATTCGCCGTCTGCGGGAGAAGATCGAGAAAGACCCAAGTAAACCAGAGTATATTTTGACACGGCGGGGATTGGGGTATATGATGCGTAGCTCCAAAGCGGGTGTATTATAG
- the walK gene encoding cell wall metabolism sensor histidine kinase WalK, producing the protein MKLPSFFRTIQAKLIIIYVLLILIAMQLIGVYFVSAMKTSLTNNFTKELQERAELLSVLAAQNLGVTGEAAEESLDNLRVLVNNLFNINGAEIQVLDAGGKVLTTSKPSHADYVGTKNTQTVVSRALQGNRDNEEYIIDVDDIRKKVLAKPVYSGGKIVGAIYIAASMSDLYDTMERINNIFISGMLLALGLTAVLGVILAHTITSPIMELTRRATAVAEGQFHQTMPVLGNDEIGQLSKAFNYMTSRLRNALAQNEEEKEKLTSILTNMSDGVIATDETGHVILMNRRAHEMLQVEEESAGSDTDMMTLLNLSDEEREFLKQGTMHSTILENETGEGDTFLIRVTFTPIHRREIGIIGTIAVLQDVTEQEKLEASRREFVANVSHELRTPLTTIKSYTEALEDGAMNDPDLGPRFASVIQNQTERMIRLVTDLLHLSRLDSKEALLRKQPTRVMEMLEEVADRFSFQMQEKGIKPTIFIGKGVGTVWMDRDQIDQVLDNLISNAMKYTSEGGSIAIEARKIDDDGIAISVQDDGIGIPKRDLDRIFERFYRVDKARSRDMGGTGLGLSIAREIVKAHGGTIALQSDHGKGTKVIFTLPRQKQGGEEL; encoded by the coding sequence ATGAAATTGCCTTCTTTTTTCCGTACGATCCAGGCTAAATTAATTATTATTTATGTACTGCTGATCCTGATCGCGATGCAATTGATTGGGGTCTATTTCGTGAGCGCAATGAAGACGTCACTGACTAACAATTTCACTAAGGAATTGCAGGAACGTGCGGAATTGCTCTCGGTATTAGCAGCACAAAACCTGGGGGTAACCGGAGAAGCGGCAGAAGAATCACTAGATAATTTACGAGTGTTGGTTAATAACCTCTTTAACATCAATGGTGCAGAGATTCAGGTGTTGGATGCCGGGGGCAAGGTACTTACGACGTCGAAGCCGTCCCATGCGGATTACGTAGGCACGAAGAATACACAGACAGTGGTTAGCCGTGCATTGCAAGGAAATCGTGATAATGAGGAATATATCATCGATGTGGATGATATCCGCAAGAAAGTATTGGCCAAGCCCGTATATAGCGGTGGGAAAATCGTCGGTGCAATTTATATTGCTGCATCGATGAGTGATTTGTATGACACGATGGAGCGGATTAATAATATTTTTATATCCGGTATGTTACTGGCCTTAGGGCTGACGGCGGTGCTCGGCGTGATTCTGGCACACACGATTACCTCGCCGATTATGGAATTAACCCGGCGGGCGACGGCGGTGGCGGAAGGTCAGTTCCATCAGACCATGCCCGTGCTGGGCAATGATGAAATCGGACAACTTAGCAAAGCCTTCAACTACATGACCAGTCGTCTACGCAATGCGTTGGCGCAAAATGAAGAAGAGAAAGAGAAGTTGACCTCCATTCTGACCAATATGAGTGATGGGGTCATTGCGACAGATGAGACAGGCCATGTGATTCTGATGAATCGGCGTGCACACGAGATGCTGCAGGTTGAAGAAGAGTCTGCAGGTAGTGATACGGACATGATGACACTGCTCAATCTATCAGATGAGGAACGTGAATTCCTGAAGCAAGGAACGATGCATTCTACTATTTTGGAGAATGAAACGGGGGAAGGCGATACGTTCTTGATCCGAGTAACCTTCACACCGATTCATCGGCGGGAAATTGGAATCATCGGTACGATTGCGGTATTGCAGGACGTAACAGAGCAGGAGAAGCTGGAAGCATCGCGGCGCGAATTTGTGGCGAACGTATCCCATGAATTACGGACACCACTTACAACGATCAAGAGTTACACGGAGGCGCTAGAAGATGGCGCGATGAATGACCCTGATCTAGGTCCAAGATTTGCTTCGGTTATCCAGAATCAGACAGAACGGATGATTCGGCTGGTCACGGATTTGCTGCATCTCTCACGGCTAGATTCCAAGGAGGCGCTGCTACGTAAGCAGCCAACCCGTGTAATGGAGATGCTGGAGGAAGTGGCAGATCGGTTTTCTTTTCAAATGCAAGAGAAGGGAATTAAGCCTACGATATTTATCGGTAAGGGTGTAGGCACTGTCTGGATGGATCGTGATCAAATTGATCAGGTACTAGATAATTTGATCTCCAATGCGATGAAGTATACTTCCGAAGGTGGGAGTATCGCAATCGAAGCTAGAAAAATAGATGATGATGGCATTGCCATCTCAGTGCAGGATGATGGGATCGGTATTCCGAAGCGCGATTTGGATCGTATATTTGAACGTTTCTACCGTGTGGACAAGGCTCGCTCTAGAGATATGGGGGGGACAGGGCTTGGCTTATCCATTGCCCGGGAAATTGTGAAAGCCCATGGTGGAACCATTGCGTTACAGTCAGATCATGGCAAAGGCACCAAGGTGATCTTTACGCTGCCGCGGCAGAAGCAAGGGGGCGAGGAACTGTGA
- a CDS encoding YycH family regulatory protein, with the protein MKETIKSLFLTLLVVVSMVQSYYLIYRLPGSDPIVKSENEYIVAESMGTQLEVESMIFPAQILIHMGDDRHSVFYPESTFYNLIYSRLGGRQFGGFQRYSLENINWTDIRRRHEGIELKFENSVPVTLLQKAMQISPDPLFDAESIDRILIYNTENEDQVRVFFFSSDGNVVYEATKVDLTVQDVKQQINFGEEWVPYTLVDGYYIPEKSIDLVETGLPTGLYTAEQLQRSLNFDSSITRYIREKNGSEIYTDSKRSLQVRQDRNWVNFTDPAAPSTGDNSPSKNILSAIDFVNQHDGWSGKYRLEQSEGRDDDKHIVKFQQYYGTAQYGAFPILDTSTFHYGTITLEMRQGTITGYERSLLYIKEGTWFKKVVTLPGGKELREKIKRVSNEAFITNLYPAYLPSLSEEGLLLTPTWVVELSNGATRVLK; encoded by the coding sequence GTGAAAGAAACAATTAAATCGCTGTTTCTAACGCTGCTGGTGGTAGTTAGTATGGTACAAAGTTATTATCTGATCTATCGCCTGCCGGGAAGTGATCCTATTGTTAAATCAGAAAATGAATATATCGTAGCGGAAAGTATGGGAACGCAACTGGAAGTAGAAAGCATGATCTTCCCAGCTCAGATATTGATTCATATGGGCGATGATCGGCACAGTGTGTTTTACCCGGAATCAACATTCTATAATTTGATCTATTCACGTCTTGGAGGTCGTCAGTTCGGTGGATTTCAGCGGTATTCTTTAGAGAATATCAATTGGACTGACATTCGCAGACGCCATGAGGGGATCGAGTTAAAGTTTGAGAATAGCGTCCCGGTGACCCTGCTGCAAAAGGCCATGCAGATTTCCCCAGATCCTTTATTTGATGCGGAGAGCATCGATCGGATTCTAATTTATAATACGGAAAATGAGGACCAAGTTCGGGTGTTCTTCTTCAGCTCTGATGGTAATGTGGTGTACGAGGCAACGAAGGTCGATTTAACGGTACAGGACGTGAAGCAGCAGATTAATTTTGGCGAGGAATGGGTTCCTTATACATTGGTAGATGGGTATTATATCCCGGAAAAGTCGATTGATCTAGTGGAGACCGGACTGCCAACGGGTCTATATACCGCAGAGCAGTTGCAGCGCAGCTTAAATTTTGACTCCAGTATCACCCGTTATATTCGAGAGAAGAATGGATCCGAAATTTATACAGACAGTAAGCGTAGTTTACAGGTCAGACAAGATCGGAACTGGGTTAATTTCACCGATCCTGCTGCGCCTTCTACAGGTGATAATAGTCCTAGCAAGAATATATTGTCGGCCATTGATTTTGTGAATCAGCATGATGGCTGGAGTGGTAAGTACCGTCTGGAGCAAAGCGAAGGGCGGGATGATGACAAGCATATTGTGAAGTTCCAGCAGTATTATGGGACGGCACAATATGGAGCATTCCCTATTTTGGATACGTCGACATTCCATTATGGAACCATTACGTTAGAAATGCGTCAGGGGACGATTACAGGGTATGAACGTTCTCTGCTCTATATCAAAGAGGGAACTTGGTTTAAGAAAGTCGTCACCTTACCCGGTGGAAAAGAACTGCGGGAGAAAATAAAAAGGGTGTCTAATGAGGCCTTCATTACAAACCTTTACCCAGCATACTTACCTTCGCTGAGCGAAGAAGGCCTTCTATTGACGCCAACTTGGGTAGTTGAATTGAGTAATGGGGCAACACGTGTACTGAAATGA
- the yycI gene encoding two-component system regulatory protein YycI has translation MDWGRAKNVLIYAFLLLNLVLGYQLWNDIREQADSNLDFTSLEDSTQMMMDEKGIKVLAQIPSETPELPKIAYRFVEGRRGGIVMDLPKPVDSKLIYTPRELTNALKDSLPDIANYRYDEAMDREGMFILHPLVEDKWPLFNIDLVLYYSNQKIISFMREDIEINSVSDEKEQRVLSASKALGNLIENFLPDGSVVKEIELGYYGQVFDSDAHLPVTPAWRFMLESGKEYYVQGISGDVISPNTEKSKE, from the coding sequence ATGGATTGGGGTAGAGCGAAGAATGTACTAATCTATGCTTTTTTGCTGCTGAATCTGGTGCTCGGCTATCAACTATGGAATGATATACGGGAACAGGCGGACTCCAATCTGGATTTCACCTCCCTTGAGGATAGTACCCAGATGATGATGGATGAAAAAGGAATTAAAGTATTAGCCCAGATTCCAAGTGAGACGCCGGAGCTACCTAAGATCGCTTATCGATTTGTAGAAGGTAGACGTGGCGGAATCGTCATGGATTTGCCCAAGCCCGTGGATAGCAAGCTGATCTATACTCCTAGGGAGCTGACGAATGCGCTCAAGGATAGTCTGCCGGACATTGCAAATTATCGTTATGATGAAGCCATGGATAGAGAAGGGATGTTCATTCTGCATCCTCTGGTGGAAGACAAGTGGCCACTCTTTAACATTGATCTAGTGTTATACTATAGTAATCAGAAAATTATATCGTTCATGCGTGAAGATATTGAAATAAATAGTGTGAGTGATGAGAAGGAGCAGCGGGTCTTATCTGCCTCCAAGGCACTCGGGAACTTGATTGAAAATTTCTTGCCCGACGGCTCTGTAGTGAAAGAGATTGAGCTAGGGTACTATGGTCAAGTGTTTGATTCGGATGCACACTTACCGGTTACACCGGCATGGCGTTTCATGCTTGAGAGTGGTAAGGAATATTATGTGCAGGGCATCAGTGGGGACGTTATCAGTCCAAACACAGAGAAATCAAAGGAGTAA